The following DNA comes from Flavobacterium sp. N3904.
TATTGCTTGGAAACGCCACTCAAAACCCCTTTTTCAAGTAGTAGCAACATTTGAAGAAATAGCCACAGGCAAGACAAAACTGGTCTTTAAGATGCTGTTTGAGACAGCAGCTGAATGTAACAAATTAAAGCCTTTTGTAGTAGACAAAAATGAAGAAAATTTTGACCGCCTAGAATACGAATTATCCAAAATGACATTATAAAAAATAATAGCCAAATTAGGATAATGGGGCTAACCTTACATAAAAACAACCTTTAACTACTGTATAAAATGAGAAAAAGTATCTTATATTGCTTATTGTTGACATCTTCAATTGCATTGGCCCAAAGCGAAACGGCAACAACCGCAAGCGGTAAAAAAGTGGTATTAAAAGCAGACAAAACCTGGGAATATGTTGATGTACCTGTAATTAGTACAGAAAAAAAGATTCCGGGAAAAGTATGTGATTTGGAAGAAAATTTTGTTGAACCAAAAAGTGACAAAGGAATCAACTCTTGGCTGAAAAGATACAATGCAACTACCGATTATTTGAAAAAACAGGTTGCCAAAGAAAACAATTGCAGTATTAACGATGTGACGTTACTCACGATTTCGGAGCAGAAAGAAAATGGAACCTATTCGCTTTGCGCAAAAGGAACGGAAATGAAATACCAGAGAATAGGTTTTGCATTCTCAAAAGCTGATTAAAAGCATTAGACCTATGATTTTGTGACAAATTATACTGCTGAAACAAGTAAATTCTTTAAATTTGAGTCTTACAACTTAAAGAAAATACCATGGGACTATTTAATGCTATTCTGGGCAACGCATCTGAAGTAAATACTGAAAATCTTTCGAAAGAATTTGAGCCTTTAATGATAGAGGGCGAAACAATAGAGAAAGGTTATAAAGTGATTAAAGATATGTTTGTTTTTACCAATAAAAGACTGATTTTGGTCGAAAAACAATTGGTGGGCAGCAAGGTCGATTACCTTTCGATTCCGTATGCTTCTATTAAAAAATTCTCAAAAGAAAGTGCTGGAATTCTGGACATGGATGCCGAATTGAAGATTTGGCTCACAGGCGAAGATACTCCAATCTCTAAACAATTTGGTAAAGGTGGGAATAATATCAACGAAGTCTATCAAATATTGAGTCAGCATATATTGAAATAAGCTTTAGAAAATAGAGGAAAGAAGCAAGAGTAAAGATTTCTGGATTATTTTTTCAAAATTAAATTCTTTATTCT
Coding sequences within:
- a CDS encoding DUF3157 family protein, which translates into the protein MRKSILYCLLLTSSIALAQSETATTASGKKVVLKADKTWEYVDVPVISTEKKIPGKVCDLEENFVEPKSDKGINSWLKRYNATTDYLKKQVAKENNCSINDVTLLTISEQKENGTYSLCAKGTEMKYQRIGFAFSKAD
- a CDS encoding PH domain-containing protein encodes the protein MGLFNAILGNASEVNTENLSKEFEPLMIEGETIEKGYKVIKDMFVFTNKRLILVEKQLVGSKVDYLSIPYASIKKFSKESAGILDMDAELKIWLTGEDTPISKQFGKGGNNINEVYQILSQHILK